The DNA window TCACACAGCCACTATTCAAACCTACACCTCTATTAAAATGCAACTGAAGGAAATTAACAATATAGAAATAGATTTACAAAACAATatagaaaacacatttttaaGATGAATAATGGTATCATATTTTGAATGTTATCATATGTTACTACCTTAATGTTATTTCATAAACTAACAGTGATACCATACCAGACACTACATTACAGAGGTGAAGTGTCTACATACATCTGATGCGATACTATGGATTTAAAAAAGGTCCATGTTCAGTACCTGTACCTGCTGAGTGTTACCCAGCGTCTGGATCTGTCCCTGAACCACCTGTGTGCCAGAGACAGGCTGTGCCAGCCGGATGTACTGCAACTGACCATTGTTCAGCTGCACCTGCACACAGCCACCACACGGGGGAGACACTTTAGGATGGGAAGGTCATAGATACACAATGCAGAGGTTATCATGATCACTGAGCTAGTTAGAGCAGAGCATCAAAATGGAGGACAGTATAAGGTTCACCAACTATAAGGAGATTTATCTCCAATATTTAACTGAAGAAAATGTGTAAATATCCTTAGAAAATGGAGCTTTAAAATGATTATAATTTTTCCAGTAAGGTCATTCTAGGAGACTTtcctcctctatatctctctctcttactggtATCTGCTGGATCTCTGCGGAGTTGGTGATTATCTGCTGCATGACCTGCATGGTCTGTCCTGACTGCACCGTCTGGGTCTGGCCCTGGGACGACGCCTGTACAATCTGGACCTGCTGGTCCCCCACCTGCATGGTCATTGGAGCCCCTCCCTTCAGGGTGGAGAAGGAAGATTCATTGTTAAATGACTGGTGAGAGTCTGGTGACTGAGACATGTAATGTGATGATTGTcccaaagaaagaaagaaatccaGTCAATCTGATCTGACGTCCCTAATAAACCATCAGATCTGATCTGACTAACGTCCCTAATAAACCAGCCGATCTGACTAACGTCCCTAATAAACCAGCCGATCTGACTAACGTCCCTAATAAACCAGCCGATCTGATCTAATAAACCAGCTGATCTGACTAACGTCTCTAATAAACCAGCCGATCTGACTAACGTCCCTAATGAGCCAGTTGATCTGACTAACGTCCCTAATAAAGCAGCCGATCTGACTAACGTCCCTAATAAACCAGCCGATCTGACTAACGTCCCTAATAAACCAGCCGATCTGACTAACGTCCCTAATAAACCAGCCGATCTGACTAACGTCCCTAATAAACCAGCCGATCTGACTAACGTCCCTAATAAACCAGCCGATCTGACTAACGTCCCTAATAAACCAGCCGATCTGACTAACGTCCCTAATAAACCAGCCGATCTGACTAATGTCCCTAATAAACCAGCCGATCTGACTAACGTCCCTAATAAACCAGCCGATCTGACTAACGTCCCTAATAAACCAGCCGATCTGACTAACGTCCCTAATAAACCAGCCGATCTGACTAACGTCCCTAATAAACCAGCCGATCTGACTAACGTCACTAATAAACCAGCCGATCTGACTAACGTCACTAATAAACCAGCCGATCTGATCTAATAAACCAGCTGATCTGAGTAACGTCCCTAATGAGCCAGTTGATCTGACTAACGTCACTAATGAGCCAGTTGATCTGACTAACGTCCCTAATGAGCCAGCTGATCTGACTAACGTCCCTAATGAGCCAGCTGATCTGACTAATGTCACTAATGAGCCAGTTGATCTGACTAACGTCCCTAATGAGCCAGCTGATCTGACTAACGTCCCTAATGAGCCAGCTGATCTGACTAACGTCCCTGAGCCAGCTGATCTGACTAACGTCCCTAATAAACCAGCTGATCTGACTAATGTCACTAATGAGCCAGTTGATCTGACTAACGTCACTAATAAACCAGCTGATCTGACTAACGTCACTAATAAACCAGCCGATCTGACTAACGTCCCTAATAAACCAGCCGATCTGACTAACGTCCCTAATAAACCAGCCGATCTGACTAACGTCCCTAATAAACCAGCCGATCTGACTAACGTCACTAATGAGCCAGCTGATCTGACTAATGTCACTAATGAGCCAGTTGATCTGACTAACGTCCCTAATGAGCCAGCTGATCTGACTAATGTCCCTAATGAGCCAGCTGCTGCTGAGTCAAAAGTTAAACTACAGGCCTTGGAGCACCAAGTGGAGATGAGATGGACAGGAGAAAAGGAAGGCCCTCATGGGGTAAACTAACCTTCCTGATTAAATGTGGAGGGGTGCGCTCCGAGATGAcatttcccctaggtacagatctaggatcagcatcccctctcccaaccctaaccttaactatttAGTGGGGTAATTGAaaaactgatccaagatcagcatctaggagCAACTTCACCCTACAACTAGGAGTGCTGGGATGGGAGGGGTGTTTCAGATGGAGGAGGTGTTTTTTACCGTGATAGGTGTGCCCTGTGACTGGGCTACCTGCACCTGCTGTAACTGTTGCATTGTGGTCCCCTGCAGCACCTGAAgggggcagggaggagagaggaagggaaagagggagCTTTACAAACATGACTACAAGCACATGCAGAGTGCAAAGGAAGAagtagcgcacacacacacacctgtcatcagatcacacacacacacagtcacacacctgtcatcagatcacacacacacacacacagtcagacacctgtcatcagatcacacacacacacagtcagacacctgtcatcagatcacacacacacagtcagacacctgtcatcagatcacacacacacagtcagacacctgtcatcagatcacacacacacagtcagacacctGTCATCAGATCACACACACATAGTCAGACACCTGTcatcagatcacacacacacagtcagacacctgtcatcagatcacacacacagtcagacacaacAAACAATGAGCATGTGAACTGAATTATGGTTGGAAGAAATGCATAGAGCAGAAGGGATGCAGATGAATGGAGAAATAGCAGCTGTTAATGAAGATAAAGGTGTATCCTACAGTAGGAAATGGTAGTTCCAATAATACATTATAGATGTGCAATAGAAATGGAGGTTTGGTTTCGTAACAGATCAGTCCGTTAGGGACTTTGTGGCCTGAGAGGGAATGTGACAGAACTGGTGCAACAGTGACGACTAGTGACACTGAAAGCTCTTTGCAGGCAAGTCTGGCgaagatgcgcacacacacacacacacacacacacacacacacaggaattgaGCAATGAATTTGGACCTCGTTACCCTCCTCCCTCAATCTCCAGGTATCTCACACTTTATCCATCTGTTTTTCAGATCCTTTCCCCTCTtccatcccaccatccctcttcctccctggCCTCTTAACTGTAACCCAGTAGTCTAAACTAGTCACCTATTCTAAGATGCCAGTCATGTAGTGACCTCCCCTGCTCTGCTCGGTGACTGTGAGGGGACTGcggtagtaacagtagcagctcTAGCCTGACTGTGACTGTGGAACTGTGACAGATCAGTGAAACTAAGGCAGCCTCCTGAAGCAAGGAGAGAGAACACATtaaacagggagggagagaataaTGGAGCAAGAGAGGGAACACAAAAGAGCGACAGAGGGGTGCCTGGGGAACCACACTCAGAGAAGGAAAAAAGACTAGGGATGAGGGGGCAACCCACCCATCCGTTTACTCATATGTTCCTCCTCTTCAGAGAGAAGTACAGTGGAGTGGCAGAGAGCAGTCTCACAGGGAGtctaggctgcatcccaaatggcaccctattccctatgggccctggtcaaaagtagtgcactgaatagggaatagggtgacattagaGACACAGCCCTAGTGTTACTGCACTGTGTTGTTCTGGACCTCCAGCAGAGAGGGGAGTGACTGAAGTGGGCAGATCAAATGGCCCTGTATCACTGCTTTTgtagctgtgtgtttgtgtgctgggtGTGTACGGGTCATTCATCCCTGCTGGTGGGAAAGACTTGAGGCCAGAGTGCGGATCGGCTGTGCTTGCCAAGGATAATATCAATAAAACCCACTGTTATTACCCCATTCACACTGTTTTCTAGTGGACAGGGTTGGAGAGGGTTGTTGACTGGGAGAGTGTTAGGAGAGCTGGTGATCTGCCAGGctgtgtcatggtgtgtgtctggtgtACACTACATCTTTGCCTAGGCTGAATGTTGGTAGCTTACCGGTTGTTTGTGGAGTAGTATGTTCAGTGTGTCtggtgtggtgcgtgtgtgtctgcacacgtggtctctctgtctgtgtcagtGCACGTACGTGTGGTGCAGGTCTATTCTCCAGTCTACCTGTCCTTGCTGTGGCTGCGCGATGATGATCTGTCCAGGCTGGATGGTGGCAGCCTGTTGTCCAGTGGCCTGCTGGCCCTGCACCTGGCCTGGCTGCTGAGCCAGGGTGAAGTAGTACTGAACCGGCTCTGCTGGGGCCACCGACTGACGCACCTCCTCCTGTACAcacagaaaaagagagggggcaagaaagagagagaaaaagagagagaaatggtgagagggagcgagagaggtggtgaaagagaaaaagagaggggggataACAGAGAAGCCTATCAGTCCATTACATCTCCATGAATTATTTTGCCAGTGTAATACAATAGGTAAGAGACCCAGATAAATAACTGATAGGGCCTGGATGGATGAGTAATGTGATTCTAAATAGagggtacgtcccaaatggcaccatattccctattcagtgcactacttttgaccagagccctacgggagccctatgggccctggtcaaaagtagtgcactacatagggaatagggtaccgatTGGGATGCAGACGGAGGATCCATTAGCCCTGGAGGACCTTGATGATCCCAGTCGACAACACTCAGGCTCAAGGCCTTATGGGTCTTCGTCAAGACAATGGGTTTTCACAACCCAACAACACTTTTCAGAACACAAGAACACTTCAGCAGACAGAAAGGGATCATTTCCATTCATGAAAACAAGACCTTGGCACACTATTGAGAATGTTTTAATCATAAACTATGAATGGAAAGCTCATTCAATGACACATTGGACATTTCGTCAGCCATTAACAAGCATGAAGGCTCTTTGTGTCTAGTCTGATATGGTTTAACAGCTGCCAGTTAGAGCAATGCCACAGCACTACAAGCTTCCATATTTCTTTGTGCTCAGAAAAGTAAACTCAAGGCCTCATCATTGTCAGAAGTACAAGGTAACAGTTCCCTAAAAGGTGCGGGTTGGTTGATCTTCCAGGGTACTGTAGGAGGTGGCAGTTTCCCCGTCACCAGAGGCGTAACCACCCCTCTCCCAGCTCGATGATGTCACAGCTGAGAGTGTAGGATGTTTACACCCCTGGCCACAGACTTGGTGAATCGGTCTATTTAGGTGGTCACAACTTAAAATGCTTAGGAGCCACTGTTCAGCCTAAAAACACCATCAATCTGAGTCAGGACTGTAATGTGGTAGAGGGGGCATCTGTTAACACAGCGGTGATTATGTTGATAGTGATTACAAGCTATGGAGTATTGGTGGTTCTGATGGAGGTTAGAGGCTATGGTGGTGTATTGGTGGTGGTTCTGATGGAGGTTGGAGGCTATGGTGGTGTATTGGTGGTGGTTCTGATGGAGGTTAGAGGCTATGGTGGTGTATTGGTGGTGGTTCTGATGGAGGTTGGAGGCTATGGTGGTGTATTGGTGGTGGTTCTGGAGGTTAGAGGCTATGGTGGTGTATTGGTGGTGGTTCTGATGGAGGTTAGAGGCTATGGTGGTGTATTGGTGGTGGTTCTGATGGAGGTTGGAGGCTATGGTGGCACTGTTGGAAGTAATGGGCAGCCAGACGCTGCAAACATCCGACTGAAAGCCCTTGCTGTCCAAACCCCAGCTTCCAGTCAAGGATGTTTACAGCGCCTCCAGGCTGCCAGGAGTGGTACTCCACCCTGCCGGGGTCCTGAAATTAAATGTAGatagatccacacacacaccctacctgtCGTTTGGGGGGCTTGAGCTCGTCCCGGGGAACAATGTCGATAAGGAAGTCAAACTGGTCGAACTTCGTTATCGCCATGGCAATGTCGTTCCTCTGTAACACAGGAAATAAGAGTTGAGGCTGAACATTAGGCTCCTCAATCAGTATGTGAAAAAAGTAAGCTAAATATAAAACCGGCTTTGTACTTCTGCTGCTTGCTCCAAATATAGCCTTTTTGAAAGCGTTTGAAGAAAAGACAGTTTAAAAAAAACTTCTAGGTCAAACTCAAACAGCTTTGTAAACAATAGTAAAAGGAGTTTGCTCTCAGTGGAACTGTAAAAGGCTTTGCCTACTTCAATCAACACATACCACGTAAAAACAGCAGAATTAGCCATAGAGCCATAGGCCCACTGTGAGCAGCACCAGATTAAGGACACCGGGAGTTGTGTGATGTATTCTTAGCATCACTGTCCTCCCGAGGCCCACTCCTCTAGTGTGTGTCATTTTCCACAGGATATTGGCATCTAAGTCCCCCCATTGGGCCCCCCTACATCTGTGTATTTATAGCGCTGTGAGATTAATATATCAGGTAACACCGGGTCACATCCACAGTTGTTATATTGATGAGCGTCGCCATGGAGACCCTGATCGGCGTGCCGTTGGCACAATGGAACCCTAGCACCGACGAGAgccggcgtgtgtgtgtgtgaaagagagataaAATGAGTGTGATTGCAAGCAGAGCTGTCTTATTAATAAAACACATGTAACACCACCTGTGGTGTAAAAATGCAATTAACGTGAGGAACTTGAAACCAAATTGGCATTCTATTTCGGGGttgttaaagggtaggaagcattTGTTTTTACTCACCAAAGTAAAAACACAGTGTGgtcaaagacttagtaacttagttgtagtcacgatATGGTTACCTATAACTACAAACATACTTATGTTTAGGGGTTTTTACATATTTAATAACTTATGTCCGGggatatcttctaaactacccacaatgcactatttctcaaaGTCTTATGGAGAATCTACTCTGCGTTAGCTAGTTCGaattggctaacgttagccactaGCCATGCAAGACCGAGTGTTGTCAGTGGTGAGCTATAATCCACCAAACACGAGGCGGTGTGAAGTAAACAACCAATCAGATTCCCCACACGTGGGGGCCGCATGATCTCCACAAAGTAGGGTACCAGAGTTTTTCAACCTTGGCTTAGTACTAGCGAGCTACCGTAGATGACTGACTGTGCTGTTGTCATAATTTCAATCTGCCTGGAGTTTTCCTACGATCGCCGTCTTATTGTAGactcttctcctcatctcctgtGACCAATACCGCCTCTGGATTATTGCCTCTGAAATCTTTCTTTAGATTTACCTCACTATATCGCTATTGGATTAGCAGACTCTCCCTCGGCTGGTGAAATGGCCTCTCCCACTGAATCACCTCTCTCCTTAGCCAACTCAGCTGGGTGATTCTCATGAAACCAATTTTAAACATGTCTGCAGCAAATGGGGTTACAAAACCATGATGCATCTGCAAAAATCAACTATCATTCTAAAGACTAagatgttaaaaaaatatatatataaaaaaaatgtgttactttAAATAGATTTCCACCCCAAATTCCCATTACCGAAATGCGTCTCGATTAAATTCTCGGGTAATTTTATACAACTTTACTTTAGAAAAACCTAACTTATTTGAATAAAACAAAATATGTTGCTATAATTTGTCATTTAAAAATGGTATACTACTTTAAATTTACATTAAACAAAAATATTTATTACGTAAAACCAGTGTGCGTGGTCTCATTACCGTAACACTCCAATCAGTTTTGAAATAAAGTTTTAGTTAAGTTAATTTATTCGCTTATATGCCACATCTTAATAAACCAATATTACCTGTAAAGACCTTGGATAAACAGTTGCGGTAATGAACATTTTTGCATTGGTAATTGTGGAAAAATGCATAATGTCCGATCAAAAAACATTATAATGAAATAGATTTCATGAAAAATAACACTTGATAATTTTTGGGTCAAATACCTGTTCCGTGAGAACGACCCAGCCATCAATCGGTAAGTCTCCGCTTTCTCTACTTCACATCTGCtggcttttttgtgtgtgttctgtgggttCCTGCCTGTGCTAGACTAGCTGTTCTCTGGCTTACTTCTTAGCTTTGTTGACGGTGGTGGTTGGCTAGATTACTTAGTTATtttagcctgctagctagcttagccagctaactttagctagctggcCAAGATAACTACATATACCGGTAACATTATTTGATAACTGGTTAGATGGTTTAATTTAATGCAGCTGTAAGATAGGTGTTGATAGCAACTGGCTGACTAATGCATTGCTAACGTAACGCTAGCCGGCTAGCAACCTTGCaaattggagttgcttaccaagatgacattgaacatttctgagtggcctagttacagttctgACCTAAATTGGCTccgaaatctatggcaagacttaaaaatggctgtctagcaaatattgtacaatgcaggtgtgcaaagctcttagagacttacccagaaagactcacagctgtaatcgctgtgaTTCCTcacatgtattgactcatggttgaatacttatctaatcaagatattagtatttattgtaatttacatttttttttttacaaatgttagaattgttcttccactttgactGAGTATGTTGTGTAGATGGTTGACAAGACATTTCAATTAAATatatttgaatcccactttgtaacacaacaaaatgtggaaagagtcaaggggtgtgaatactttctgaaggcgctgtgtGCATggatgaagaagagagagaactGGGGCACTCTGCTTTAATGTTTCATTGTGTGGCTGACTGGTCTGCCCTCTGACCCACAGGTGTGACTAGCCCTGGCTTTCCAAACCCATCTGATCAACacactcttttctctccctctctttactctcttttctctcgctctcccagtCTCCCTCTTTTCTCGCTCTCCCTTCCTCTTGCTTATCTCACTCGCTTTCTCACTCTTACTCTCCCGTTCTCTTCCCCCACACTCTCTCCCCACAATCGCTttcactttgtctctctctaggtctTCCCCATTCCCTAGCGTCACTCCAGGATCCATGTAATTCTCCTGGCTCTGGGATAAGAGAGCAAAATGGCGTTGCAAGTAAAAGTGGGTCACGGGAGCCAAGCTTTGCTTTCAGAGCGGACAGAGAGAAAATAATTTTAACAGAGCCGGTCCTCAGGGATGGCGGTGtggggcctacacacacacacacacacacacaccaggacaatggcatgtgtgcatgtgttgtcTTTAAATGTATAATTGGGTCAGCAGACTGCATGTGCATCTGCGCATGACCTCTTTACAGAATAGGGAAGGTGCGCGCGTGACCTCTTTACACAGTAGGGAGAGTGTGACTGACCTGTAAGGTGCGTCTCTTGTTGTCTTCAGTGTGAATCCAGGCCCTCAGCGTGAGCTCTGTGATGAAGATCTGAGCTGCCTTGGCAAACAGCACCGGAGCCTCCGCACTGATCATCTATGGAGACACGGCGATGACATGTTAGAACTAGGGGGAAACagggaacacacacagaacacacaaacGTACACAACTAGATAGGGTTGTATAGATAGGCCGCCCGTAGCCTTTGCTAAAGGGAAGAGACCCAACTTAAACTTTTGAAAACCTTTCCACTGAGTGACATTTAGAAGTTGGGCATGTCGGGGAGTTCGCCCGGAAGGCAAGCAGCAGGCTACAGAGCTGCTGGGTCATGGCTagcataacaaacacacacactctgtgtcATGGCTAGCAGAAGGGTCCCTCTAGATGTACAGCATGTCAGTGATCTGCTGATCTCCAAGGCTGGGGTTACATGAAGCAACTTTCATGCAATTTTAGTTGCAAATTACATCATCTCAAGCAACTTTGCTGTTACATGAAGGAACTCAAACGCAATTAAAATGGCATGTGACAGCCAATCATGTCACCTGCTGCCTTACATTGTGGTTTCACAAATTATTTGTTTATCCAACCGTTTAGTTATTGTAACAAGGATATAGAACAAATGCAGCCTGtacaatttagctagttagccaaAATGACATCGCAAACAccaacacagctagctagctatgagcTAACCAAGCTAGCAACAAACtataatatatttatttgtatatatctTTTTGCATTACAAACAGAATCTCAAAAACgctgtaaaaatgtataaaagatCTGGCAGGTCTTGGGCGATGGTCTTCCACAGATTCAGATGATAAGGTGTTGTTCatgtaaccgatatgaaatggctagctagttagcggggtgtgcgctaatagcgtttcaatcggtgacgtcaatCACTCAGACCTAGAactagttgttccccttgctctgcaagggctgctgCTTTTGTAGAGCGATGGGTAaagatgcttcgagggtggctgttgtcgatttgtgcagagggtccctggtttgagcccaggtaggggcgaggagagggacggaagctatactgttacattcaGACAAGC is part of the Salmo trutta chromosome 34, fSalTru1.1, whole genome shotgun sequence genome and encodes:
- the LOC115173984 gene encoding nuclear transcription factor Y subunit gamma isoform X2, translated to MQKQLPAVHHSNLKSHSFLAPRTPLLQNLQEQDQYRQNVSMSADSFGAGGSDAQQNLQSFWPRVMEEIRNLTVDFRVQELPLARIKKIMKLDEDVKMISAEAPVLFAKAAQIFITELTLRAWIHTEDNKRRTLQRNDIAMAITKFDQFDFLIDIVPRDELKPPKRQEEVRQSVAPAEPVQYYFTLAQQPGQVQGQQATGQQAATIQPGQIIIAQPQQGQVLQGTTMQQLQQVQVAQSQGTPITGGAPMTMQVGDQQVQIVQASSQGQTQTVQSGQTMQVMQQIITNSAEIQQIPVQLNNGQLQYIRLAQPVSGTQVVQGQIQTLGNTQQVQITQTEQGQQQFNQFTDGQQLYQIQQVMPAGQDLSQPLFIQSTNQTADGQVTTQVSTD
- the LOC115173984 gene encoding nuclear transcription factor Y subunit gamma isoform X9, with product MSADSFGAGGSDAQQNLQSFWPRVMEEIRNLTVKDFRVQELPLARIKKIMKLDEDVKMISAEAPVLFAKAAQIFITELTLRAWIHTEDNKRRTLQRNDIAMAITKFDQFDFLIDIVPRDELKPPKRQEEVRQSVAPAEPVQYYFTLAQQPGQVQGQQATGQQAATIQPGQIIIAQPQQGQVLQGTTMQQLQQVQVAQSQGTPITGGAPMTMQVGDQQVQIVQASSQGQTQTVQSGQTMQVMQQIITNSAEIQQIPVQLNNGQLQYIRLAQPVSGTQVVQGQIQTLGNTQQVQITQTEQGQQQFNQFTDGQQLYQIQQVMPAGQDLSQPLFIQSTNQTADGQVTTQVSTD
- the LOC115173984 gene encoding nuclear transcription factor Y subunit gamma isoform X3, translating into MQKQLPAVHHSNLKSHSFLAPRTPLLQNLQEQDQYRQNVSMSADSFGAGGSDAQQNLQSFWPRVMEEIRNLTVKDFRVQELPLARIKKIMKLDEDVKMISAEAPVLFAKAAQIFITELTLRAWIHTEDNKRRTLQRNDIAMAITKFDQFDFLIDIVPRDELKPPKRQEEVRQSVAPAEPVQYYFTLAQQPGQVQGQQATGQQAATIQPGQIIIAQPQQGQVLQGTTMQQLQQVQVAQSQGTPITGGAPMTMQVGDQQVQIVQASSQGQTQTVQSGQTMQVMQQIITNSAEIQQIPVQLNNGQLQYIRLAQPVSGTQVVQGQIQTLGNTQQITQTEQGQQQFNQFTDGQQLYQIQQVMPAGQDLSQPLFIQSTNQTADGQVTTQVSTD
- the LOC115173984 gene encoding nuclear transcription factor Y subunit gamma isoform X4, yielding MQKQLPAVHHSNLKSHSFLAPRTPLLQNLQEQDQYRQNVSMSADSFGAGGSDAQQNLQSFWPRVMEEIRNLTVKDFRVQELPLARIKKIMKLDEDVKMISAEAPVLFAKAAQIFITELTLRAWIHTEDNKRRTLQRNDIAMAITKFDQFDFLIDIVPRDELKPPKRQEEVRQSVAPAEPVQYYFTLAQQPGQVQGQQATGQQAATIQPGQIIIAQPQQGQGGAPMTMQVGDQQVQIVQASSQGQTQTVQSGQTMQVMQQIITNSAEIQQIPVQLNNGQLQYIRLAQPVSGTQVVQGQIQTLGNTQQVQITQTEQGQQQFNQFTDGQQLYQIQQVMPAGQDLSQPLFIQSTNQTADGQVTTQVSTD
- the LOC115173984 gene encoding nuclear transcription factor Y subunit gamma isoform X6 codes for the protein MQKQLPAVHHSNLKSHSFLAPRTPLLQNLQEQDQYRQNVSMSADSFGAGGSDAQQNLQSFWPRVMEEIRNLTVKDFRVQELPLARIKKIMKLDEDVKMISAEAPVLFAKAAQIFITELTLRAWIHTEDNKRRTLQRNDIAMAITKFDQFDFLIDIVPRDELKPPKRQEEVRQSVAPAEPVQYYFTLAQQPGQVQGQQATGQQAATIQPGQIIIAQPQQGQGGAPMTMQVGDQQVQIVQASSQGQTQTVQSGQTMQVMQQIITNSAEIQQIPVQLNNGQLQYIRLAQPVSGTQVVQGQIQTLGNTQQITQTEQGQQQFNQFTDGQQLYQIQQVMPAGQDLSQPLFIQSTNQTADGQVTTQVSTD
- the LOC115173984 gene encoding nuclear transcription factor Y subunit gamma isoform X7; translated protein: MSMSADSFGAGGSDAQQNLQSFWPRVMEEIRNLTVKDFRVQELPLARIKKIMKLDEDVKMISAEAPVLFAKAAQIFITELTLRAWIHTEDNKRRTLQRNDIAMAITKFDQFDFLIDIVPRDELKPPKRQEEVRQSVAPAEPVQYYFTLAQQPGQVQGQQATGQQAATIQPGQIIIAQPQQGQVLQGTTMQQLQQVQVAQSQGTPITGGAPMTMQVGDQQVQIVQASSQGQTQTVQSGQTMQVMQQIITNSAEIQQIPVQLNNGQLQYIRLAQPVSGTQVVQGQIQTLGNTQQVQITQTEQGQQQFNQFTDGQQLYQIQQVMPAGQDLSQPLFIQSTNQTADGQVTTQVSTD
- the LOC115173984 gene encoding nuclear transcription factor Y subunit gamma isoform X1; translated protein: MQKQLPAVHHSNLKSHSFLAPRTPLLQNLQEQDQYRQNVSMSADSFGAGGSDAQQNLQSFWPRVMEEIRNLTVKDFRVQELPLARIKKIMKLDEDVKMISAEAPVLFAKAAQIFITELTLRAWIHTEDNKRRTLQRNDIAMAITKFDQFDFLIDIVPRDELKPPKRQEEVRQSVAPAEPVQYYFTLAQQPGQVQGQQATGQQAATIQPGQIIIAQPQQGQVLQGTTMQQLQQVQVAQSQGTPITGGAPMTMQVGDQQVQIVQASSQGQTQTVQSGQTMQVMQQIITNSAEIQQIPVQLNNGQLQYIRLAQPVSGTQVVQGQIQTLGNTQQVQITQTEQGQQQFNQFTDGQQLYQIQQVMPAGQDLSQPLFIQSTNQTADGQVTTQVSTD
- the LOC115173984 gene encoding nuclear transcription factor Y subunit gamma isoform X8, with protein sequence MSMSADSFGAGGSDAQQNLQSFWPRVMEEIRNLTVDFRVQELPLARIKKIMKLDEDVKMISAEAPVLFAKAAQIFITELTLRAWIHTEDNKRRTLQRNDIAMAITKFDQFDFLIDIVPRDELKPPKRQEEVRQSVAPAEPVQYYFTLAQQPGQVQGQQATGQQAATIQPGQIIIAQPQQGQVLQGTTMQQLQQVQVAQSQGTPITGGAPMTMQVGDQQVQIVQASSQGQTQTVQSGQTMQVMQQIITNSAEIQQIPVQLNNGQLQYIRLAQPVSGTQVVQGQIQTLGNTQQVQITQTEQGQQQFNQFTDGQQLYQIQQVMPAGQDLSQPLFIQSTNQTADGQVTTQVSTD
- the LOC115173984 gene encoding nuclear transcription factor Y subunit gamma isoform X5 translates to MQKQLPAVHHSNLKSHSFLAPRTPLLQNLQEQDQYRQNVSMSADSFGAGGSDAQQNLQSFWPRVMEEIRNLTVDFRVQELPLARIKKIMKLDEDVKMISAEAPVLFAKAAQIFITELTLRAWIHTEDNKRRTLQRNDIAMAITKFDQFDFLIDIVPRDELKPPKRQEEVRQSVAPAEPVQYYFTLAQQPGQVQGQQATGQQAATIQPGQIIIAQPQQGQGGAPMTMQVGDQQVQIVQASSQGQTQTVQSGQTMQVMQQIITNSAEIQQIPVQLNNGQLQYIRLAQPVSGTQVVQGQIQTLGNTQQVQITQTEQGQQQFNQFTDGQQLYQIQQVMPAGQDLSQPLFIQSTNQTADGQVTTQVSTD